In Streptomyces sp. DG2A-72, one genomic interval encodes:
- a CDS encoding organic hydroperoxide resistance protein gives MIDGTEADIRPDSRTDTRPTKIVYVAEATAHGGRDGYVTSQDGQIELKVAMPPELSGDGNGTNPEQLFAAGYSSCFHNALVLVGRREGYDLTGSTVAAKVGLGPNRRRGYGLAVALSVSLPVLDADIAAKLVDAAHEVCPYSNATRGNIDVTILLG, from the coding sequence ATGATCGACGGCACCGAAGCCGACATCCGTCCCGACAGCCGTACCGACACACGCCCCACGAAGATCGTGTACGTCGCCGAGGCCACCGCCCACGGCGGCCGGGACGGCTATGTCACCAGCCAGGACGGCCAGATCGAGCTGAAGGTCGCGATGCCGCCCGAGCTGAGCGGCGACGGCAACGGCACCAACCCGGAGCAGCTGTTCGCGGCCGGCTACAGCTCCTGCTTCCACAACGCGCTGGTCCTCGTCGGCCGCCGCGAGGGCTACGACCTGACCGGCTCGACGGTCGCCGCCAAGGTCGGCCTCGGCCCCAACAGACGGCGTGGTTACGGTCTCGCGGTCGCCCTCAGCGTCTCGCTCCCGGTCCTCGACGCGGACATCGCGGCGAAGCTGGTGGACGCCGCCCACGAGGTGTGCCCGTACTCCAACGCGACCCGCGGGAACATCGACGTGACGATCCTGCTTGGCTGA